From a region of the Microcoleus sp. FACHB-831 genome:
- a CDS encoding carboxylesterase — protein sequence MSRHKFRGLLAHLIIANVTSLFISPQAYSRQIIYNSIDSSSQQQPLSKNLEFSPQAQYLWEKYVENVKAEPLQNNCIPRRFSPPKIAKYRGTVILFHGFSACPQQLFELADRLRKEGYEVLLPLNPGHGRLPKNGRDVIDYMPSIDNWERYEELADRMNEIAVNVGGTRIVGGLSIGGAIAALATNKFPDLYNRQILFTPLFKLSTSIITSELQKDTKRSQDTVVDKLVEQVDNLANQRVGWGKVCQEERAANRAGYCEFKIKHIAAVAIFGRYVLGQLKPTKTGTQVVGVEGDVLASSAGIKTAIARLKSKKNVPEQKSVKDKITSFPIFNINQSDTLSESQIKDQTFVNACFYQKGVNHSLLSRFDAPKEDKFWIEGLLEQTTMFVTSGKPFDIGGASSETPLQRCKI from the coding sequence ATGAGCAGGCACAAGTTCAGAGGTTTACTAGCTCATTTAATTATTGCCAACGTCACGAGTTTATTTATAAGCCCGCAGGCATACAGCAGACAAATAATTTATAATAGTATTGACTCATCCTCACAGCAGCAGCCACTAAGTAAAAACCTGGAGTTTTCGCCCCAAGCTCAATATCTGTGGGAAAAATATGTCGAAAATGTTAAAGCAGAACCACTACAAAACAACTGTATACCGCGACGATTTTCTCCACCTAAAATTGCTAAATATCGTGGAACAGTCATCTTATTTCATGGTTTCAGTGCTTGCCCGCAGCAGTTGTTTGAGTTGGCAGATCGGTTAAGGAAAGAGGGCTATGAGGTGCTGCTTCCTCTAAATCCAGGTCACGGTCGCCTTCCTAAAAATGGCAGAGATGTTATTGATTATATGCCAAGTATTGATAACTGGGAAAGATATGAGGAACTTGCAGATCGGATGAACGAGATTGCTGTAAACGTAGGAGGAACGCGGATTGTTGGCGGACTTTCTATTGGTGGAGCGATCGCAGCTTTGGCGACTAATAAATTTCCAGATTTGTACAACCGTCAAATTTTATTTACTCCTTTATTTAAGCTTTCGACAAGTATTATAACAAGTGAATTACAGAAGGATACAAAACGAAGCCAAGATACAGTAGTAGATAAATTAGTTGAACAAGTTGATAATTTAGCAAACCAGCGCGTTGGCTGGGGAAAAGTTTGTCAAGAAGAAAGAGCGGCAAATCGTGCAGGTTATTGCGAATTTAAAATAAAACATATTGCGGCAGTCGCCATTTTTGGCAGATACGTGCTTGGTCAACTTAAACCGACTAAAACAGGTACTCAAGTTGTTGGTGTAGAGGGTGATGTGTTGGCAAGTAGTGCTGGAATTAAAACAGCGATCGCCCGGTTAAAGAGTAAAAAAAATGTGCCAGAACAAAAATCAGTCAAAGATAAAATAACCTCCTTTCCTATATTTAATATTAATCAATCAGATACATTGTCTGAAAGCCAGATAAAAGACCAAACTTTTGTAAATGCGTGCTTTTATCAAAAAGGAGTAAATCACTCACTCTTATCAAGGTTTGATGCGCCTAAAGAAGATAAATTTTGGATAGAAGGACTTTTGGAACAGACGACGATGTTCGTCACATCAGGCAAGCCTTTTGATATAGGTGGCGCCAGTTCAGAAACTCCTCTGCAACGATGCAAAATTTGA
- the rd gene encoding rubredoxin, translated as MSKDASDQMNMSNSNTLKNLEAAFGGESMANRKYLFFADVASNLGFKDVAKLFKETAAQETQHAFAHFSLLHPELVVKDPATLTDAQKQEIVARCLALAVEGETYEYTTMYPDFAADAVRDRDSAAVVEFEAQAEESADHARIFREAAHRFGLLKHVENYHADLYTDALQVLEGGQPSTRVPGNDPATRKWICKQCSMIYDPVAGDPDSGIAPGTRFEDIPEDWICPICGASKNLFTPFEEKAAA; from the coding sequence ATGAGTAAAGACGCATCCGATCAGATGAATATGTCAAACTCAAATACCCTGAAAAACCTGGAAGCAGCCTTCGGGGGTGAATCAATGGCTAATCGCAAATATCTATTTTTTGCAGATGTGGCTAGTAATCTTGGCTTTAAAGATGTGGCGAAGCTGTTTAAAGAAACCGCTGCACAAGAGACGCAACACGCCTTTGCTCACTTTTCTTTATTACATCCAGAACTGGTGGTAAAAGACCCAGCGACACTAACTGATGCTCAAAAGCAGGAAATTGTAGCTCGTTGCCTAGCCTTGGCTGTAGAGGGCGAGACTTATGAGTACACTACAATGTATCCAGATTTTGCAGCAGATGCGGTGCGCGATCGCGATAGTGCGGCTGTTGTAGAATTTGAAGCCCAAGCTGAAGAATCTGCCGATCATGCTCGCATTTTTCGTGAAGCTGCCCATCGCTTTGGTTTACTTAAACACGTAGAAAATTACCATGCCGATCTTTACACTGACGCACTCCAAGTATTAGAGGGCGGACAGCCTTCAACCAGAGTACCTGGCAACGATCCAGCTACTCGCAAGTGGATCTGCAAGCAATGCAGCATGATTTACGATCCTGTTGCAGGAGATCCCGATTCAGGAATTGCCCCCGGTACGCGCTTTGAAGATATTCCAGAAGATTGGATTTGCCCCATATGCGGTGCAAGCAAAAATTTGTTTACGCCATTTGAAGAGAAAGCGGCGGCGTAG
- a CDS encoding caspase family protein, protein MSRDALVVGINTYERLSRLNAPAQDAEAVAQMLTDMGDFRVRRLPEAVKDGEVRVGQKTKISLDELEEALVQLFTPEGKHIPDTALLYFSGHGLRKVKGRVQEGFLATSDVNPDLGLYGLSMQWLRRLLQESPIRQQIIWLDCCHSGELLNFDDADPGDRGKGRDRCFIAASREFEVAYEDVTGDRGVFTSALVQGLDPLQHPERIVTNYTLVDYLNTALKTATQRPVFANSGGQIILTGKKEEESMTGAVIGGTCPYKGLSYFDCNEEDPKYFHGRTTLTDQLLEQMRQGNFLTVLGASGSGKSSVVRAGLLYQLKLGQRLSGSDTWPIYIFRPGEHPLENLAGAFVDPQLQGVERASQLVKAKELINAGAEGLKQLIAAIAAPRVVLLVDQLEEAFTLCHDEKERQQFFECLLGVVEGTTDNSKNEAKNSKLTIVMTMRADFFGKCAEKQYAGLANLIQQHLVTVTPMTAEELEQAIVEPAKQVGLEVERELVTQMIADVDGSPGSLPLLQYTLTELWQRRTVNRLTLSAYTQLGGVRGTLQKRATEVYESFSPEEQQATRRIFLELTQLGEGTEDTRRQVRQPDLVTKQQDEAIVDRVIQNLADAKLLVTSTLIEKGVESGKLAVVDVAHEALIRHWPLLREWLSETRDALRQKRMIEAGAQEWQEKGKAGDYLLQGLKLAEAENFLKLYAQSVPLSSLSHEFVEKSINKRRNNQRSRLAIGAGLLGLVAVIAMVFAVLWRKAERDAAIATLRERAVVVQNSVAAQPVDGLLSAMQLLGQSRAKLGRVLPPVESSLLSAVQVATERNIFQGHEDNVNSVAFSPDGQYIAAASKDKTVRLWNIKGEPIGQPFAVESPASAIAFSPNGNYIAGASADGTLKLWNLNGQLIGQPFQGHQGAVSSVAFSPNGQYIVSGSTDSTLRLWNLKGQTVGQPFRGHQGDVFAVAFSPDGRYVVSGGKDKTVRLWEITGKPIGQPFVGHENAVSSIAFSPNGQSIVSGSYDQTLRVWGIGGQPIGQPFGGHDQVVLSVAFSPNGEYIVSASADNTLRLWDKSGKPLGLTFRGHENTVRSVAFSPTGEYIATGSDDTTVRLWDVGDNAGKPFQGHLQAVSSIAFSPDGQYIISASDDNTLRLWNVKGEPIGQPFQGQQGGFTSVAFSPDGQYIVSGGGDRTVRLWNIKGEPIGQPLTGHEDAVLSIAVSRDGQYIASGSADKTLRLWNKQGQAVGEPLRGHEAVVSSIAFSADGQTIASGSWDGTVRFWNLKGEPIGQPLRGHQDAVFAIAFSPDGQYIVSGSRDKTIRLWDKAGKLIGEPFRGHDYAVTSVGFSPDGQYIVSGSGDKTLRLWNLKGEPIGQPFRGHEDAVFAIAFSPDGQYIASGSGDKTLRLWRGGNWKTWLQVGCDRLRDHPTLKKPESDAAKGAKKTCQP, encoded by the coding sequence ATGAGCCGGGATGCCTTAGTGGTAGGAATTAATACATACGAGCGCTTAAGTCGTTTGAATGCGCCCGCACAGGATGCGGAAGCTGTAGCCCAAATGCTTACAGACATGGGCGACTTTAGAGTTCGACGCCTACCCGAAGCTGTCAAAGACGGTGAGGTGCGCGTCGGTCAAAAAACTAAAATCAGCCTCGATGAACTAGAAGAAGCACTTGTACAATTATTTACGCCAGAGGGAAAACATATACCCGATACGGCACTATTGTATTTTTCCGGGCATGGGTTGCGTAAAGTCAAAGGTAGAGTTCAAGAAGGCTTTCTTGCTACTAGCGATGTCAATCCAGATTTAGGGCTTTATGGTCTGTCGATGCAGTGGTTGCGGCGCTTACTTCAAGAAAGCCCTATTCGACAGCAAATTATATGGTTAGATTGCTGCCATAGTGGAGAATTACTTAACTTTGACGATGCAGATCCGGGGGATAGAGGCAAAGGGCGCGATCGCTGTTTCATTGCTGCAAGTCGCGAATTTGAGGTTGCTTATGAAGATGTTACAGGCGATCGCGGTGTGTTTACCTCTGCCTTAGTCCAAGGACTTGACCCATTACAGCATCCGGAAAGAATAGTAACCAACTATACTCTCGTTGATTACCTAAACACAGCACTAAAAACTGCCACCCAACGACCCGTTTTTGCCAACTCAGGCGGACAAATTATCCTCACGGGCAAAAAAGAAGAAGAGTCTATGACAGGTGCAGTTATAGGAGGTACCTGTCCTTACAAAGGTTTATCTTATTTTGACTGCAACGAAGAAGACCCTAAATATTTTCACGGACGGACGACGCTAACAGACCAACTTTTAGAGCAAATGCGTCAGGGGAACTTCCTAACCGTCTTGGGAGCTTCAGGGAGTGGCAAATCTTCTGTAGTCAGAGCAGGGTTATTGTATCAACTTAAATTAGGTCAGCGTTTGAGTGGTAGCGACACTTGGCCAATTTATATTTTCAGACCAGGCGAGCATCCGCTAGAAAATTTAGCTGGGGCATTTGTAGACCCGCAACTTCAAGGAGTTGAAAGAGCTTCCCAGCTAGTCAAAGCCAAAGAACTTATTAATGCAGGTGCTGAGGGGTTAAAGCAATTAATAGCAGCGATCGCTGCTCCTCGCGTAGTGCTGCTAGTAGATCAGTTGGAAGAAGCTTTTACCCTTTGCCACGACGAGAAGGAAAGACAGCAATTTTTTGAATGTTTGCTGGGCGTAGTTGAGGGAACAACTGACAACTCAAAAAACGAAGCTAAGAACTCAAAACTCACTATAGTGATGACGATGCGTGCAGATTTCTTTGGCAAATGTGCCGAGAAACAGTATGCCGGATTAGCTAATTTAATCCAACAGCATCTAGTAACAGTCACGCCCATGACTGCTGAAGAATTAGAGCAAGCGATTGTAGAACCTGCCAAACAAGTAGGCTTAGAAGTCGAGCGCGAGCTAGTCACCCAGATGATCGCAGATGTAGACGGCTCTCCTGGTAGCTTGCCCCTCTTGCAGTACACCTTAACCGAACTGTGGCAGCGACGGACGGTGAATCGATTGACGTTGAGCGCCTATACTCAACTCGGTGGGGTAAGGGGAACGTTGCAAAAACGAGCAACGGAAGTTTATGAATCGTTTTCGCCAGAAGAACAACAAGCAACAAGGCGAATTTTTCTAGAACTTACTCAACTGGGTGAAGGAACGGAAGATACTCGCAGACAGGTACGACAACCGGATTTAGTCACCAAACAGCAAGATGAAGCAATTGTGGATCGGGTAATTCAAAACTTAGCCGATGCCAAGTTATTGGTGACAAGTACTTTGATAGAGAAGGGCGTGGAATCGGGTAAGTTGGCAGTCGTAGATGTTGCCCACGAAGCTTTGATACGCCATTGGCCGCTTTTGCGCGAATGGTTGAGCGAGACGAGGGATGCTCTAAGACAAAAGCGGATGATTGAGGCTGGTGCCCAAGAGTGGCAAGAAAAGGGCAAGGCGGGAGATTATCTGTTGCAAGGACTGAAATTAGCTGAAGCGGAGAATTTCCTTAAACTTTATGCCCAGAGCGTACCGCTATCAAGCTTGAGCCATGAATTTGTCGAGAAAAGCATCAACAAGAGACGAAATAACCAGCGATCGCGTCTTGCTATTGGTGCGGGTTTGCTGGGGTTGGTAGCTGTAATAGCTATGGTTTTTGCGGTCTTGTGGCGAAAAGCTGAACGGGATGCGGCGATCGCAACGCTGCGCGAACGGGCGGTGGTGGTGCAAAATTCCGTAGCTGCTCAGCCTGTAGATGGATTGTTGAGTGCGATGCAGCTTTTGGGTCAGAGCAGGGCAAAATTGGGGCGCGTCTTGCCTCCTGTTGAGTCTAGCTTGTTAAGCGCAGTACAAGTAGCAACCGAGCGAAATATTTTTCAAGGACATGAAGATAACGTCAATTCTGTCGCCTTTAGTCCTGACGGACAGTACATTGCAGCAGCTAGCAAAGACAAGACGGTACGTTTGTGGAATATAAAAGGAGAACCGATAGGTCAACCGTTTGCAGTTGAAAGTCCTGCTAGCGCGATCGCCTTTAGTCCAAATGGTAATTATATTGCGGGGGCCAGCGCGGATGGAACCTTAAAGTTGTGGAACCTCAACGGTCAACTTATAGGCCAACCGTTCCAGGGACATCAAGGTGCTGTAAGTTCTGTCGCTTTTAGCCCCAACGGACAGTACATCGTTTCTGGAAGTACCGACTCGACTTTGCGGCTGTGGAATCTCAAAGGTCAAACCGTTGGCCAACCGTTCCGGGGACATCAAGGTGATGTTTTTGCTGTCGCCTTTAGTCCCGACGGTCGCTATGTTGTCAGCGGCGGTAAGGATAAAACAGTGCGGTTGTGGGAAATTACAGGCAAGCCGATTGGTCAACCATTCGTCGGACACGAAAATGCTGTGAGTTCCATTGCTTTTAGTCCAAACGGACAATCCATTGTCAGCGGTAGTTATGATCAGACGCTGCGGGTTTGGGGCATTGGGGGGCAGCCGATTGGCCAACCTTTTGGAGGCCACGATCAGGTTGTGTTGTCTGTCGCTTTTAGTCCTAATGGCGAGTACATCGTCAGTGCTAGCGCTGACAATACTTTGCGGTTGTGGGACAAGTCGGGCAAGCCGCTTGGTTTAACCTTTCGGGGACATGAGAATACTGTCAGATCTGTCGCTTTTAGTCCCACTGGGGAGTACATTGCCACTGGCAGCGATGACACTACGGTGCGGTTGTGGGACGTTGGGGACAATGCTGGCAAGCCATTCCAAGGACATCTACAAGCTGTTAGTTCCATCGCTTTTAGCCCCGATGGTCAGTACATCATCAGTGCCAGCGATGACAATACCTTGCGGTTGTGGAACGTTAAGGGCGAACCTATTGGTCAGCCATTCCAAGGGCAGCAAGGTGGTTTCACTTCTGTTGCGTTTAGTCCGGACGGTCAATATATTGTCAGCGGCGGTGGCGATCGCACTGTGCGATTGTGGAACATTAAGGGCGAACCTATTGGTCAACCTTTGACGGGACATGAGGATGCTGTTTTGTCGATTGCAGTTAGTCGAGATGGCCAGTATATTGCCAGTGGCAGCGCTGATAAGACTCTGCGGCTTTGGAACAAGCAGGGGCAAGCAGTTGGCGAACCTTTGAGGGGGCATGAGGCTGTGGTTAGTTCGATTGCCTTTAGTGCAGACGGGCAGACGATTGCCAGCGGGAGTTGGGACGGAACAGTGCGGTTTTGGAACCTTAAGGGCGAACCGATTGGTCAACCGTTACGGGGACATCAGGATGCCGTCTTTGCGATCGCTTTTAGTCCCGATGGTCAGTATATTGTTAGCGGCAGCAGAGACAAGACGATCAGGTTGTGGGACAAAGCGGGCAAGCTGATTGGCGAACCTTTCCGAGGGCACGATTATGCTGTGACTTCGGTGGGTTTTAGTCCTGATGGTCAATATATTGTTAGTGGTAGCGGCGACAAAACTTTAAGGTTGTGGAATCTTAAGGGGGAACCTATCGGGCAACCTTTCCGGGGACATGAGGATGCCGTCTTTGCGATCGCTTTTAGTCCAGATGGACAGTATATTGCTAGCGGCAGCGGCGACAAGACTTTAAGGTTGTGGCGCGGTGGCAATTGGAAAACGTGGCTGCAAGTTGGGTGCGATCGCTTGCGCGACCATCCTACCTTAAAAAAACCTGAATCTGATGCCGCTAAGGGTGCTAAAAAAACTTGCCAGCCATAA
- a CDS encoding CU044_2847 family protein, with the protein MDKLTPIELEDGTIIYIEATQDVDTSNVTSNNDEEEEVGRRTRGAGRSVSDSQAQALQNFKAIEGTIRTYTTYTLNAFKQVTTANITKVTLEFGLKVGGSVGIPYITQGTAESNLKITVECEFAKSTKVTSSIE; encoded by the coding sequence ATGGATAAACTGACACCTATCGAGCTTGAAGATGGAACGATTATATATATTGAAGCGACACAGGATGTAGATACTTCCAATGTCACTTCTAATAACGATGAAGAGGAGGAAGTAGGACGTAGGACAAGAGGAGCAGGTAGGAGTGTATCGGACAGCCAAGCTCAAGCTCTACAAAATTTTAAGGCAATTGAAGGAACGATTCGTACTTATACGACTTATACTCTAAATGCGTTTAAGCAAGTAACTACAGCAAATATAACCAAAGTAACTTTGGAGTTTGGCCTGAAAGTTGGCGGAAGCGTGGGTATTCCCTACATTACCCAAGGTACTGCTGAGAGCAATTTAAAAATAACAGTAGAGTGTGAGTTTGCTAAGTCAACTAAAGTCACGTCTTCGATTGAATAG
- a CDS encoding phytanoyl-CoA dioxygenase family protein, with amino-acid sequence MSITAYRQAIAEYGFNPIQRVLDQYQVAALRAALQSAIRGRTAKDYAMRRLLELIPTVHQLCSEVSIRALVEPILGSEAFPVRGIFFDKNPEANWSVSWHQDLTIAVRQRVDTPGFGSWSIKDDVHHVQPPISILEGMLSLRIHLDDADLDNAPLLVLPGSHRQGRLQPETIHSKKACAVACPVPCGGVLVMKPLLVHASRRARTPAHRRVIHIEFAAENLPNGLQWYGS; translated from the coding sequence ATGTCTATTACGGCATACCGTCAGGCTATAGCTGAGTATGGGTTTAACCCGATTCAGCGAGTTCTTGACCAGTACCAAGTTGCAGCACTGAGGGCAGCGCTGCAATCAGCAATTCGGGGTCGCACTGCCAAGGACTATGCTATGCGTCGCCTACTCGAACTAATACCTACAGTGCATCAGCTGTGTTCGGAAGTGAGCATCCGCGCCCTGGTTGAACCGATACTTGGTTCTGAAGCTTTTCCTGTGCGAGGTATCTTCTTTGACAAGAACCCTGAAGCCAACTGGAGCGTGTCCTGGCATCAAGATCTAACGATAGCCGTTCGCCAACGTGTTGACACACCCGGTTTCGGTTCCTGGTCTATCAAAGACGACGTTCACCACGTTCAGCCGCCCATAAGCATCTTGGAGGGAATGCTATCCCTGCGTATCCATCTGGACGATGCTGACCTAGACAACGCTCCCCTGCTGGTGCTTCCTGGTTCCCATCGTCAGGGGCGCTTGCAACCGGAAACCATTCACAGCAAGAAAGCCTGTGCCGTCGCCTGTCCTGTGCCCTGTGGCGGAGTGCTAGTAATGAAGCCCTTGCTAGTCCATGCTTCCCGACGGGCACGAACCCCCGCCCATCGACGTGTTATCCACATCGAGTTTGCCGCCGAAAATCTACCGAACGGATTGCAATGGTACGGCTCATAG